Genomic segment of Arachis hypogaea cultivar Tifrunner chromosome 11, arahy.Tifrunner.gnm2.J5K5, whole genome shotgun sequence:
ATGTTTGATTCTCTCATGGAATACTAGATTAGTGGCAATATGCAATGCCGATTGACTATCACAGTATATCCCAATGGGTTTTTTTAGCTTTACTCTCATATCTTGCAGCACATAAGTGATCCACTGTGCCTCCCGTGTGGCCATTGCTAGGGCCCTATATTCAGCCTCACATGAAGAATTAGCAACCGTattctattttttacttttcCAGGACACAATTGAAGTGCCAATGAAGAAGCAATAGCCTGAGGTTGATCTCCTTGTATCTGAACAAGTGCCCCAATCGCTATCCGAAAAACCATTGGGTGTCAAATTTGTGTCAGCTGCAAACATTAGCCCCTTTGTCGGTGTTCCTCCTAAGTATCTCAAAACTCTCAATGCTGCTTCAAAGTGTATGTTTGTGGGACAATCCAAGTATTGACTTAGTCTCCCAACAGCATATCCAATTTCTGGCCTAGTATTGGTCAAATAGATCAATTTTCCAATCAGCTTCCTATACTCTGTATTGGACTGCAATGGATTTTCTGAAGTCTTACTCAATTTGATGGTGTAGTCCATTGGTGTTGCTGCTGGCTTGGCATTTAGTAGGTTATAATCCTTCAAGAGATTGAGGCAGTATTTCTTTTGATTCACCATGATCCCCCTCTTGCTTCGAATCACCTCCAAGCCAAGAAAGAACTTGAGTTCACCAATGTCTTTGATCTTGAACAAATGATgcaaatgttgtttgataaaagaGATTTTTGCCATGTCATCCCCTGAAACAATTAGATCATCAACATATACTAGTATAACTGTGAAACTAGAATCTGTAGATTTGGTGAAAAGGCTATAGTCGCTTCGAGACTGACAGTAACCAATCGAAAGAAGAGTGGATGTAAGCTTGGTGTTCCACTGCCTGCTGGCTTATTTTAAGCCATAAAGGGAGCGATCTAACTTGCATACCAGTCCCGGATCAGAGAGGGAAAGTCCAGGAGGAGGCTTCATATAAACCTCTTCAGCAAGATCCCCGTGTAGAAAGGCCGTGTTGACATCCAATTGATGCACGAACCAGCCTTTGACTGCTGCAATGGCAAGCAAGATTCGAAGGGTTGTCATCTTCACAACAGGGCAAAATGTTTCAAGATAGTCCAACCCAGCTGTCTGGGTGAAGCCCTGTGCCACTAATCTGGCCTTGTGGCGTTCCACTGTTCCATCAGCATTGAGCTTCAATTTAAACACCCATCTGCAACCTACAGTTCTTTTTCCAGCTGGAAGAGGTGTTAGAGTCCAAGTCTTATTTTCTTTTAGAGCATTTAACTCCACATTGATTGCTTCTTGCCATTTTGGATTAGTGACAGCCTCAGCATAGCATTTTGGTTCAGTGTGTATTGGCTGAAAGGTGGTTTGATTGACAAATTCAATGGAGGATGGACATAATGGAATGAGGGGTAAGGTTGAATCTGGTATTGCGGATTCAAAAAATAGCAGGGTAGAATGTTCAAAGAAATTTTGTTTCAGATCATGAATAATGTCAAACTGatgttcaaaaaatttttcatgaAGACATTGTGAAGGATGAGTTGTGCTAAAATCTGGTGTAGCTAATAGAGCTGATGAAGTAGTCATGCATTGAAAATCAGCAAGGTATGCTGATCTTTTTGTCTCCCTAGTGGACCTTCTTAATGGTTGCATAGTGGGAGTGTGTGAAGATTGAATATTTGTATGAGAGGATGCTGATGGTGTTGATGGTGCATGATCTAAAGGTGAGGTCCTAGATGCAGTTTGTTGTGTGTGTGACTGTTGAATCTCAATGCACAAGGGATCATCAAATGTATGTAAATCATGTATGCAAAAATCTGGATGTGTTTCATGCTCAACTTTCTCATTTTGTACAGtttcttgaattgtaaaaggcaaaacaaattcataaaaaatagtgTTTCTTGAAATGAAGATATCTCTACTGCTAAGATCATACAGTAAGTGTCCTTTAACCCCTTCCTTTATACCAAGATAGACACACTTCCTAGCCCTCTTATCTAGTTTGCTTCTATGATTCACTAGTGTAGATGCATACACCAAACATCCAAAGATTCTGAGATATGAAATATCTGGCTGTTTATCATATAACAATTGATATGGTGAGACATTTTTTAGAATGTTGCGGGAATTCTATTCATCAAGTGAACTGAATGTGCCACAGCATAATTCCAAAATTTCTTGGGCAAGTTGGAGTGAAACATCAGTGCTCTTGTTATTTCTGAAATATGCTGATGTTTCCTCTCAACCATTCCATTCTGTTGAGGCGTTCCAACGCATGATGTTTGATGTATGATTCCCTTTAGTGCATAGAAAGCATTAATCTTAAATTCAGGTCCATTATCTGTTCTAATCTTCTTGATAGTGATaccaaattgaattttaa
This window contains:
- the LOC140176272 gene encoding uncharacterized protein, translating into MPDGTRTIATLAGNIIFHKNLELFNVFYIPTFKFNLISVSKLTLDFECQLIFDENGCAIQEKKTLKTVGVAEQRSGLYAFEKLQPVSATSNSACINTHTSHSSYPDHFALWHLRLGHLPNHRIKPDISYLRIFGCLVYASTLVNHRSKLDKRARKCVYLGIKEGVKGHLLYDLSSRDIFISRNTIFYEFVLPFTIQETVQNEKVEHETHPDFCIHDLHTFDDPLCIEIQQSHTQQTASRTSPLDHAPSTPSASSHTNIQSSHTPTMQPLRRSTRETKRSAYLADFQCMTTSSALLATPDFSTTHPSQCLHEKFFEHQFDIIHDLKQNFFEHSTLLFFESAIPDSTLPLIPLCPSSIEFVNQTTFQPIHTEPKCYAEAVTNPKWQEAINVELNALKENKTWTLTPLPAGKRTVGCRWVFKLKLNADGTVERHKARLVAQGFTQTAGLDYLETFCPVVKMTTLRILLAIAAVKGWFVHQLDVNTAFLHGDLAEEVYMKPPPGLSLSDPGLSRSDYSLFTKSTDSSFTVILVYVDDLIVSGDDMAKISFIKQHLHHLFKIKDIGELKFFLGLEVIRSKRGIMVNQKKYCLNLLKDYNLLNAKPAATPMDYTIKLSKTSENPLQSNTEYRKLIGKLIYLTNTRPEIGYAVGRLSQYLDCPTNIHFEAALRVLRYLGGTPTKGLMFAADTNLTPNGFSDSDWGTCSDTRRSTSGYCFFIGTSIVSWKSKK